One window of the Rhipicephalus microplus isolate Deutch F79 chromosome 2, USDA_Rmic, whole genome shotgun sequence genome contains the following:
- the LOC142793706 gene encoding uncharacterized protein LOC142793706: MYAKREIPTLDSVIKAVNEDDDLPNFTKTTLWRLMKEIGFTFAKRKRNLALIERSDIIAWRRRYLRAIKKFRGQGSIFDYGHAKTQATAVGHMKEYVWQNTTVKSSQDAFLKGLTTGLAAPSGKGARLILVHAGSSATGFIEGAADYFRAKKGGSADYHSEMDGRYFEEWFTDKLLPNIPPNSVIVMDNAPYRSVALEKAPTKSTRKADIQLWLTKKGVPWSEDTVRAELLELSQKVNTPSIVYRIDTLAATHGHEVLRVPPYHC; encoded by the exons ATGTACGCCAAGAGGGAGATCCCAACACTGGACAGTGTGATAAAGGCTGTCAACGAAGACGACGACTTGCCGAACTTCACGAAAACCACCTTGTGGAGGCTAATGAAGGAGATCGGCTTCACCTTTGCTAAGAGAAAACGGAATCTTGCGCTAATCGAGCGCAGTGACATCATTGCCTGGCGTCGTAGGTACTTGCGGGCGATCAAGAAATTTCGAGGACAGGGCAG TATTTTCGACTATGGTCATGCCAAGACTCAAGCTACTGCTGTGG GGCACATGAAGGAGTACGTTTGGCAGAACACGACTGTGAAGTCATCGCAAGATGCCTTCCTCAAAGGTCTGACGACAGGATTGGCTGCACCCTCGGGCAAAGGGGCCCGTTTGATCCTCGTACATGCTGGCAGCAGTGCAACTGGTTTCATCGAAGGAGCTGCTGACTACTTTCGAGCGAAAAAGGGGGGAAGCGCTGACTACCACTCTGAGATGGATGGCAGATACTTTGAGGAGTGGTTCACCGACAAGCTTTTGCCAAACATTCCGCCTAATAGCGTTATTGTCATGGACAATGCGCCATACCGCAGCGTAGCTCTTGAGAAAGCACCTACCAAGTCGACGCGGAAAGCTGATATTCAGCTTTGGCTCACAAAGAAAGGTGTTCCGTGGTCAGAGGACACGGTGAGAGCTGAACTGCTGGAACTTTCCCAAAAGGTCAACACACCCAGTATTGTGTACCGCATCGACACTCTGGCGGCTACCCACGGCCACGAAGTGCTTCGTGTACCACCATACCACTGCTAG